In Pseudomonas sp. MM213, a genomic segment contains:
- a CDS encoding ABC transporter permease yields MSTLVAVRQGRQGYLLSAPALALYVCLLVIPLLLTLVLSFNVFDYSSGINGDAYTVDHYSSLLGDPYFYEIFLRTFWISALTTLLCVVIGVPEAYILSRMGAPWRSIFLILILTPLLISVVVRAFGWSLLLGADGLVNQTLQAFGGSPMKLLYTPFAVVIALVHVMLPFMIIPVWTSLQKLDPAAEQAAMSLGASHFTVMRQVVLPQIMPGVLSGTLIVFGLAASSFAIPGLLGGRRIKMVATLIYDQYLSELNWPMGAAIAVALLLLNLLIMLSWNRMIEGRYKKSLG; encoded by the coding sequence ATGAGTACGCTCGTGGCTGTTCGCCAGGGACGTCAGGGTTATTTGTTGTCGGCACCGGCGCTGGCGTTGTACGTCTGCCTGCTGGTGATCCCGCTGCTGCTGACGCTGGTGTTGTCGTTCAACGTCTTCGACTACAGCTCGGGCATCAACGGCGACGCCTACACCGTCGACCATTACAGCAGCCTGCTGGGTGATCCGTACTTCTACGAAATCTTTTTGCGCACGTTCTGGATCAGCGCCCTGACCACCTTGCTCTGCGTGGTGATTGGCGTGCCTGAGGCTTACATCCTCAGCCGCATGGGCGCGCCATGGCGTTCGATTTTCTTGATTCTGATCCTCACGCCGTTGCTGATTTCGGTGGTGGTGCGCGCCTTCGGCTGGAGCCTCTTGCTCGGCGCCGACGGCCTGGTCAACCAGACACTGCAAGCCTTCGGCGGCTCACCGATGAAGCTGTTGTACACGCCGTTCGCGGTGGTGATTGCACTGGTTCACGTGATGTTGCCGTTCATGATCATTCCGGTCTGGACCTCGCTGCAAAAACTCGACCCGGCCGCCGAACAAGCAGCGATGTCGCTGGGTGCCAGTCACTTCACGGTGATGCGCCAGGTGGTGTTGCCGCAAATCATGCCCGGCGTGCTGTCCGGCACGTTGATCGTGTTCGGTCTCGCGGCCAGCTCCTTTGCCATTCCCGGCCTGCTCGGCGGGCGGCGGATCAAGATGGTCGCCACGCTGATCTACGACCAGTACCTGTCGGAACTCAACTGGCCGATGGGCGCCGCCATCGCCGTCGCGCTGCTGTTGCTCAACCTGCTGATCATGCTGTCGTGGAACCGGATGATCGAAGGCCGCTACAAGAAGTCATTGGGATAA
- a CDS encoding ABC transporter substrate-binding protein, which produces MNNVKRTALLGLSCLSALLTVTQAQAEPTLYLGMNGGTMERLYADKVLPVFEKANNVKVVIVPGTSADILAKVQASKGNPQMHVMFLDDGIMYRAIAMGLCDKLEDSPTLAQIPAKGRIKDQAVAVSLGVTGLAYNTRLFKEKGWATPTSWMDMADPRFKDKLVFQSMASSTFGLHGFLMFNRIQGGSETDVEPGFKAWPNTVGRNVLEYIPSSAKISEMLQTDEAALFPLTPTQVTALKLKGMPVEYAQPKEGAVVLNVAECAIANNTQPELAQKLAAFLLTPEAQAAALEDGDQIPSNPNTPTTDKTRGQVEAMKQYLTTAIAIDWDQVNEQRPAWNARWNRSIER; this is translated from the coding sequence ATGAATAACGTCAAACGCACTGCACTGCTCGGACTTTCGTGCCTGAGCGCCCTGCTCACGGTCACCCAGGCCCAGGCCGAACCGACGCTTTACCTCGGCATGAACGGCGGGACCATGGAACGGCTCTACGCCGACAAGGTGCTGCCGGTTTTCGAGAAGGCCAACAACGTCAAAGTGGTGATCGTGCCCGGCACGTCCGCCGACATTCTGGCCAAGGTCCAGGCCAGCAAAGGCAACCCGCAAATGCACGTGATGTTCCTCGACGACGGCATCATGTACCGCGCCATCGCCATGGGCCTGTGCGACAAACTCGAAGACAGCCCGACCCTGGCGCAGATTCCGGCCAAGGGCCGCATCAAGGACCAGGCCGTGGCGGTCAGCCTTGGCGTCACGGGACTTGCGTACAACACACGGTTGTTCAAGGAAAAAGGCTGGGCGACGCCGACCTCGTGGATGGACATGGCCGACCCGCGCTTCAAGGACAAACTTGTGTTCCAGTCGATGGCTTCTTCGACCTTCGGCCTGCACGGTTTCCTGATGTTCAACCGGATTCAGGGCGGCAGCGAAACCGACGTCGAGCCGGGCTTCAAGGCGTGGCCGAACACCGTCGGGCGCAACGTGCTGGAATACATTCCGAGCTCGGCGAAGATTTCCGAAATGCTCCAGACCGACGAAGCGGCGTTGTTCCCGCTGACGCCGACCCAGGTCACCGCGCTGAAACTCAAAGGCATGCCGGTCGAATATGCACAACCGAAGGAAGGCGCAGTGGTGCTCAACGTTGCCGAATGCGCCATCGCCAACAACACCCAGCCGGAACTGGCGCAGAAACTCGCCGCGTTTCTGCTGACCCCCGAGGCGCAAGCCGCTGCACTTGAAGATGGCGATCAGATCCCGTCCAACCCGAACACCCCGACCACGGACAAGACACGGGGCCAGGTCGAAGCGATGAAGCAGTATCTGACGACGGCGATTGCCATCGACTGGGACCAGGTCAACGAACAGCGCCCGGCGTGGAATGCGCGGTGGAATCGTAGTATCGAGCGGTAG
- a CDS encoding Csu type fimbrial protein: protein MSAVKWLVLLAVWLPGSAWALCSVVVPATAVAFGSVSSIALRTAVQNSSSLNAGLSCTGSLVSLLTNNDHFYATITSTQTGLLGPTGDVIGYTLYANNTTSYPIERGTPFDFARNGIIDALGLLGSVVPKTAPIYLGTITGSNVAAGIYTETLSIAWSWNYCSGIGAGSVCLRRDISSGTTSMTVTLTVANDCTITAPNISFGSAPVVSAFAPVTGQTISLACTKGSAYTVGLGDGLQAASVGGRRRMAFGGNYLAYDIFKSAGTTRWGSVGSARRASTDAEVNPGNGLGSGSQIFNYNAKIYTDQTTPPAGTYQDSVILDVGF, encoded by the coding sequence ATGAGTGCCGTGAAATGGCTGGTGCTGCTGGCGGTCTGGTTGCCAGGCTCGGCATGGGCGTTGTGTTCGGTGGTGGTCCCTGCCACGGCGGTGGCATTCGGTTCGGTGAGCTCGATTGCGCTGCGTACCGCCGTGCAGAACAGTTCAAGCCTCAACGCCGGTTTGAGTTGCACCGGCTCATTGGTCTCGTTGCTGACCAACAATGACCATTTCTACGCCACGATTACCTCGACTCAAACCGGACTGCTCGGGCCGACCGGAGACGTCATCGGTTACACGCTGTATGCCAACAACACCACCAGTTACCCGATCGAACGTGGCACGCCCTTCGACTTCGCGCGCAACGGGATCATTGATGCGCTGGGGCTGCTGGGCAGCGTGGTGCCGAAAACCGCACCGATTTATCTGGGGACAATCACGGGCAGTAACGTGGCGGCGGGTATCTATACCGAGACCTTGAGCATTGCCTGGAGCTGGAATTATTGCTCCGGCATTGGCGCCGGCAGTGTTTGCCTGCGGCGCGATATCAGCAGCGGCACCACCAGCATGACCGTCACCCTGACGGTCGCCAATGACTGCACCATCACCGCCCCGAACATCAGTTTCGGCAGCGCACCGGTCGTCAGTGCCTTTGCGCCGGTTACCGGCCAGACCATCAGCCTCGCCTGCACCAAGGGCAGCGCTTACACCGTGGGTCTGGGCGATGGTCTGCAGGCAGCCAGTGTTGGCGGGCGGCGACGGATGGCTTTCGGCGGCAATTACCTGGCGTATGACATCTTCAAAAGCGCCGGCACCACCCGCTGGGGCAGTGTCGGCAGTGCTCGCCGGGCCAGCACTGATGCCGAGGTCAATCCCGGTAACGGTTTGGGCTCCGGGAGCCAGATCTTCAATTACAACGCGAAAATCTACACCGACCAGACCACACCGCCGGCGGGCACGTATCAGGACAGTGTGATTCTGGATGTGGGGTTTTAA
- a CDS encoding ABC transporter ATP-binding protein, with product MAFVQLEGLGKRYGDIDAVVATHLSVEKGEFVSLLGPSGCGKTTTLQMIAGFVEVTSGRILLDGRDITHAKPASRGLGVVFQSYALFPHMTVKDNVAFGLRMRKVPNGELQQRVDRVLKLVRLDQHAERYPRELSGGQRQRVALARALVIEPPVLLLDEPLSNLDANLREEMQFEIRRIQREVGITTLMVTHDQSEALSISDRVVVMQAGRITQIDAPYTLYEHPRTEFISGFVGKANLLPGERDSAGVVQVRSGGELTLSLRPEKIDLRDKDHGRLPGRIVSRFFLGSQWLYGVSTSLGELSVVRRNDGSAPLNEGTPVGLDWDTALLRVLSVDEVSA from the coding sequence ATGGCTTTTGTGCAACTTGAAGGACTCGGCAAACGTTACGGCGACATCGATGCCGTCGTCGCCACCCACCTCTCGGTCGAGAAAGGCGAGTTCGTGTCCCTGCTCGGCCCTTCCGGCTGTGGCAAAACCACCACCCTGCAAATGATCGCCGGCTTCGTCGAAGTCACCAGCGGGCGCATTCTGCTGGACGGTCGCGACATCACCCACGCCAAACCCGCCAGCCGTGGCTTGGGCGTGGTGTTCCAGAGTTATGCGTTGTTTCCGCACATGACCGTCAAAGACAACGTCGCCTTCGGCCTGCGCATGCGCAAAGTGCCCAACGGCGAGTTGCAGCAGCGCGTGGATCGGGTGTTGAAACTGGTGCGTCTGGACCAGCACGCAGAACGTTACCCACGCGAACTGTCCGGTGGTCAGCGCCAGCGTGTGGCGCTGGCCCGCGCCCTGGTGATCGAACCGCCGGTGCTGTTGCTCGACGAGCCGCTGTCCAACCTCGACGCCAACCTGCGCGAGGAGATGCAGTTCGAGATCCGCCGCATCCAGCGCGAAGTTGGGATCACCACGTTGATGGTCACCCACGACCAGTCCGAAGCGCTGTCCATCAGCGACCGCGTGGTGGTGATGCAGGCCGGGCGCATCACCCAGATCGACGCGCCCTACACCCTTTACGAACACCCGCGCACCGAGTTCATTTCCGGCTTCGTCGGCAAGGCCAACCTGCTGCCCGGCGAGCGTGACAGTGCGGGTGTGGTTCAGGTGCGCAGCGGCGGTGAACTGACCCTGAGCCTGCGTCCGGAAAAAATCGACCTGCGGGACAAGGATCACGGCCGCCTGCCAGGCAGGATCGTCAGCCGCTTCTTTCTCGGCAGCCAATGGTTGTACGGCGTTTCGACCAGCCTCGGCGAACTCAGCGTGGTGCGCCGCAACGACGGCTCGGCACCGCTGAACGAAGGCACACCGGTCGGCCTCGACTGGGACACGGCGCTGCTGCGGGTGCTGAGTGTCGACGAGGTGTCGGCATGA
- a CDS encoding fimbria/pilus outer membrane usher protein — protein sequence MSLHRARSFQRPLICAMSCVGCLAFAHPSQAGDLPPPPGSMEAVADAQLFLELVVNQMNTGHVVAVEQRNGRFFLSANALRDTGMKLPDTLGAEVDLDSLSGLHSEYDSAGQRLLLDVPPSWLPEQFVGNRDAYPRTPALSSFGALFNYDLYLNDTDDAGTYLAAWNEVRLFDSWGTLSNTGQYRRTLSGDSVSTLNNGYLRYDTTWRYSDDERLLTYEAGDLVSGALPWSSSVRLGGVQLSRDFGVRPDLVTYPLPQFAGEAAVPSSVDLFINGYKSSSADLQPGPYTLTNIPFINGAGEAVVVTTDALGRQVSTTVPFYVTSSLLQKGLSDFSVAAGTLRRDYGISDFGYGPGVSSGSLRYGLSDNFTLESHAEASDSLTLGGVGGNLRLGNFGVLNTALSQSRFDGDSGQQLSLGYQYSSQRYSFSYQRLQRRDQYADLTVVDSPFTTLSKRSEQATLSLNLNAWGSLGVGYFDVRAADDSRTRLLNLTWSKPLWHNSSFYLSANREIGDSNWAVQAQLVIPFDLRGSLALSSERSKTGQSQQRVNYSRAVPTEGGVGFNLGYAHGDGPAYRQADLTWRLQSVQLQAGVYGNSDAETRWADASGSLVWMDRQVFAANRIDDAFVVVSTDGYADIPVRYENQQVGQTDRNGHLLVPWSSAYYRGKYEIDPLNLPANVRSPNVEQRIAVRRGSGYLLTFPLSRVIAASIVLVDAQQRELPLGSGVVHEQSGTQTVVGWDGLVYLENLQAQNTLQVTLADGKVCRVQFAVDMNQDQIPLIGPLVCQ from the coding sequence ATGAGCCTGCATCGGGCTCGCAGTTTCCAGCGTCCGTTGATCTGCGCCATGAGCTGTGTGGGTTGCCTGGCGTTCGCTCACCCGTCCCAGGCCGGTGATTTGCCGCCGCCACCCGGCAGCATGGAGGCCGTGGCTGATGCGCAGTTGTTTCTGGAATTGGTGGTCAATCAGATGAATACCGGACACGTCGTGGCGGTGGAGCAACGCAACGGGCGATTTTTCCTGTCGGCCAACGCGTTGCGTGACACCGGTATGAAACTGCCGGACACCCTCGGCGCCGAAGTCGACCTCGACAGCCTGTCGGGTCTGCACAGCGAGTACGACAGTGCCGGTCAGCGCCTGCTGCTCGACGTACCGCCGAGCTGGCTGCCGGAGCAATTCGTCGGCAATCGCGACGCCTATCCGCGCACTCCGGCCCTGAGCAGTTTCGGTGCCTTGTTCAACTACGACCTGTACCTCAACGACACCGATGATGCCGGCACTTACCTCGCGGCCTGGAACGAAGTGCGACTGTTCGACAGCTGGGGCACGCTGTCCAACACCGGGCAATACCGGCGCACGTTGTCCGGCGATTCGGTCAGTACGCTGAACAATGGCTACCTGCGTTACGACACCACCTGGCGCTACTCCGATGACGAGCGATTGCTGACCTACGAGGCCGGTGACCTGGTCAGCGGCGCATTGCCCTGGAGCAGTTCGGTGCGCCTGGGCGGGGTTCAGCTGTCGCGGGATTTCGGCGTGCGCCCGGACCTGGTGACTTATCCGTTGCCGCAGTTTGCCGGGGAAGCGGCGGTGCCATCCTCGGTCGACCTGTTCATCAACGGCTACAAATCCAGCAGCGCCGACCTGCAACCCGGCCCCTACACGCTGACCAATATTCCGTTCATCAATGGCGCCGGTGAAGCCGTGGTGGTCACCACCGATGCCCTCGGTCGGCAGGTCTCGACCACCGTGCCGTTTTACGTCACCAGCAGTTTGCTGCAAAAGGGCCTGAGCGACTTTTCCGTGGCGGCCGGTACCTTGCGCCGCGATTACGGCATCAGCGATTTCGGTTACGGTCCCGGTGTCTCATCGGGCAGTCTGCGCTACGGCCTGAGCGACAACTTCACCCTGGAAAGCCACGCCGAAGCGTCGGACTCACTGACCCTCGGCGGTGTCGGCGGCAACCTGCGCCTGGGCAATTTCGGCGTGCTCAATACCGCACTCAGCCAGAGCCGGTTCGATGGCGACAGCGGTCAACAACTGAGCCTGGGTTATCAATACAGCAGCCAGCGCTACAGCTTCTCTTATCAACGCCTGCAACGTCGCGACCAATACGCCGATCTGACCGTGGTCGACAGTCCTTTCACTACCCTCAGCAAACGCAGCGAACAGGCGACCCTGAGCCTGAATCTCAATGCCTGGGGCAGCCTCGGCGTCGGGTATTTCGACGTGCGCGCGGCGGATGATTCACGCACCCGTTTGCTCAACCTGACCTGGAGCAAACCGCTATGGCACAACAGCAGTTTCTACCTGTCGGCCAACCGCGAAATCGGCGACAGCAACTGGGCGGTGCAGGCGCAACTGGTGATCCCGTTCGACTTGCGCGGCAGCCTCGCGCTCAGCAGTGAGCGCAGCAAGACCGGGCAGAGCCAGCAGCGGGTCAATTACAGTCGCGCCGTGCCGACTGAAGGCGGGGTGGGGTTCAACCTCGGTTATGCCCACGGCGACGGCCCGGCCTATCGTCAGGCCGACCTGACCTGGCGCTTGCAGTCGGTGCAATTGCAGGCCGGTGTGTACGGCAACAGCGACGCCGAAACCCGTTGGGCCGATGCCAGCGGATCGCTGGTGTGGATGGACCGTCAGGTGTTCGCCGCCAACCGCATCGACGATGCCTTTGTGGTGGTCAGCACCGATGGCTACGCCGACATTCCGGTGCGTTACGAAAACCAGCAGGTCGGCCAGACTGATCGCAATGGCCACCTGTTGGTGCCGTGGAGCAGCGCCTATTACCGCGGCAAGTACGAGATCGATCCACTGAACCTGCCGGCCAACGTGCGCAGCCCGAACGTCGAACAGCGGATTGCCGTGCGCCGTGGCAGCGGTTATTTGCTGACGTTTCCATTGAGCCGGGTGATCGCCGCGAGCATCGTCCTGGTGGATGCGCAGCAGCGAGAGCTGCCCCTGGGCAGCGGTGTCGTGCATGAGCAGAGCGGCACGCAAACAGTGGTCGGATGGGACGGTCTGGTGTACCTGGAAAATCTTCAGGCGCAGAACACATTGCAGGTGACGCTGGCCGACGGGAAAGTCTGCCGCGTCCAGTTCGCGGTGGACATGAATCAGGATCAGATTCCGCTGATCGGGCCGTTGGTGTGCCAATGA
- a CDS encoding ABC transporter permease codes for MSKNGPFALLFHTLVVVFMLAPLVVVCLVAFTPENTLSLPTTEFSLRWFRAVFERADFVDAFYNSLILAFCAASLATLIAVPAALAITRFEFPGRDFFNGLFLSPIIIPHLVLGVALLRLFALMGVNGSFAWLIFAHVLVITPYVLRLVLASAIGLDRSAEHAAQSLGAGRFTLFRQITLPMILPGVAGGWLLAFINSFDEVTLSIFVTSPATQTLPVRMYVYATESIDPMMAAVSALVIALTALTMILLDRVYGLDRVLVGKQ; via the coding sequence ATGTCCAAGAACGGTCCTTTCGCCCTGCTGTTCCATACCCTGGTGGTGGTGTTCATGCTGGCGCCGCTGGTGGTGGTCTGCCTCGTGGCGTTCACCCCGGAAAACACCCTGAGCCTGCCGACCACGGAGTTTTCCCTGCGCTGGTTCCGTGCGGTGTTCGAGCGTGCCGACTTTGTCGATGCGTTTTACAACAGTCTGATTCTGGCGTTCTGTGCGGCCAGCCTGGCGACATTGATTGCGGTGCCGGCGGCGCTGGCAATCACCCGTTTCGAGTTTCCCGGACGGGACTTTTTCAATGGCCTGTTTCTGTCGCCGATCATCATTCCGCATCTGGTGTTGGGCGTGGCACTGCTGCGTTTGTTTGCGCTGATGGGCGTCAACGGCAGCTTCGCCTGGCTGATCTTTGCTCACGTACTGGTGATCACGCCGTATGTGCTGCGACTGGTGCTGGCCTCGGCCATTGGCCTGGATCGCAGCGCCGAACACGCGGCGCAATCGCTGGGTGCCGGGCGCTTCACGCTGTTTCGCCAAATCACCTTGCCGATGATTCTGCCGGGGGTCGCCGGGGGTTGGCTGCTGGCGTTCATCAACAGTTTTGACGAGGTGACGCTGTCGATCTTCGTCACCTCGCCGGCCACGCAAACCTTGCCGGTGCGTATGTACGTGTACGCCACTGAGTCCATCGATCCGATGATGGCGGCGGTGTCGGCCCTGGTGATCGCGCTGACCGCGCTGACGATGATTCTGCTTGATCGGGTCTACGGCCTGGATCGGGTTCTGGTGGGTAAACAATGA
- a CDS encoding (2Fe-2S)-binding protein, giving the protein MALLKRLAEGDRPAVNFTLDGAPASGLLGDTVLTAVLTCSEHLRGSDFSAQPRAGFCLMGACQDCWVRLGDGRRVRACSTLLEAGEHISREPGRSL; this is encoded by the coding sequence ATGGCTCTGCTGAAACGACTGGCCGAAGGCGACCGCCCGGCCGTGAACTTTACCCTCGACGGCGCACCAGCCAGCGGGCTGCTCGGCGACACCGTGCTGACCGCCGTGCTGACCTGCAGCGAACACTTGCGCGGCAGCGATTTCAGCGCGCAGCCCCGCGCCGGGTTTTGCTTGATGGGCGCGTGCCAGGACTGCTGGGTTCGCCTGGGCGATGGCCGGCGAGTACGCGCGTGCTCGACGCTGCTAGAAGCCGGCGAACACATAAGCCGCGAACCGGGGCGATCGCTATGA
- a CDS encoding FAD/NAD(P)-dependent oxidoreductase → MKSVVVVGAGPAGIRAAQTLVAHGVRPVLLDEAARGGGQIYRRQPANFKRSAVKLYGFEARKAKALHQTIDELREQLDYRPETLVWNAEAGALDTLHEQRAARLEFSRVIVATGATDRVLPVQGWTLPGVYSLGAAQIALKFQGCAIGERVVFAGSGPLLYLVAYQYAKAGANVVAVLDSSPFSAQARALPDLLAQPATLAKGIYYRSWLTAHGIPVHQGATLKRIDGEHRVQSLRWANSNGEHQLDCDAVAFAHGLRSETQLADLLGCAFAWNPLNRAWLPQRDSAGRSSVAEVYLAGDGAGIMGADAAEMAGERAALALLEDMGHVVAPKRGVQLEQALERIDSFRQGLERAFVFPQNWAADTPDDVMVCRCEEVRAGDIRDVVREGHWEINRVKAHCRVGMGRCQGRMCGAAAAEIIACASQRNVSDIGRLRAQAPIKPLPFGLEVEP, encoded by the coding sequence ATGAAGTCGGTGGTTGTTGTGGGTGCCGGGCCGGCCGGGATTCGTGCGGCGCAGACGCTGGTGGCACACGGTGTGCGCCCGGTTTTGCTGGACGAAGCCGCGCGCGGTGGCGGGCAGATTTATCGGCGGCAGCCGGCGAATTTCAAGCGCTCGGCGGTCAAGCTGTATGGCTTCGAAGCGCGCAAGGCGAAGGCCTTGCACCAGACGATCGACGAGTTGCGCGAGCAGCTCGATTACCGTCCTGAAACCCTGGTGTGGAACGCCGAGGCCGGCGCGCTCGACACCTTGCACGAGCAGCGCGCCGCACGCTTGGAGTTCTCTCGGGTGATCGTCGCCACGGGCGCCACCGACCGGGTGTTACCGGTGCAAGGCTGGACGCTGCCGGGCGTCTACAGCCTTGGCGCTGCGCAGATAGCCCTGAAATTCCAGGGCTGCGCCATCGGTGAGCGCGTGGTGTTCGCCGGCAGTGGACCGTTGCTGTATCTGGTGGCGTATCAATACGCCAAGGCCGGCGCGAACGTGGTCGCGGTGCTCGACAGCTCGCCGTTCAGCGCCCAGGCCCGCGCCCTGCCCGATCTGTTGGCGCAACCGGCCACATTGGCCAAAGGCATTTATTACCGCAGCTGGCTGACCGCTCACGGTATCCCGGTGCATCAGGGTGCAACCTTGAAACGCATCGATGGCGAACACCGCGTACAGTCGCTGCGTTGGGCCAACTCAAACGGTGAACATCAACTGGACTGCGACGCCGTGGCATTCGCCCATGGCCTGCGCAGTGAAACCCAACTCGCCGACTTGCTCGGCTGCGCATTCGCCTGGAACCCGCTCAACCGCGCCTGGCTGCCGCAGCGTGACAGCGCCGGTCGCAGCAGTGTCGCCGAGGTTTATCTGGCCGGCGACGGCGCCGGCATCATGGGCGCCGACGCGGCGGAAATGGCCGGCGAACGGGCCGCCCTCGCCTTGCTCGAAGACATGGGTCACGTGGTTGCGCCCAAGCGTGGCGTGCAACTGGAGCAGGCACTTGAACGAATCGATAGCTTTCGCCAAGGCCTGGAACGCGCCTTCGTGTTTCCACAAAACTGGGCGGCCGACACGCCGGACGACGTGATGGTCTGCCGCTGCGAAGAAGTGCGCGCCGGTGACATCCGCGACGTCGTGCGCGAGGGCCATTGGGAAATCAACCGGGTCAAGGCCCATTGCCGGGTCGGCATGGGCCGCTGTCAGGGGCGCATGTGTGGCGCTGCCGCCGCAGAAATCATTGCCTGCGCCAGTCAGCGAAACGTCTCTGACATCGGCCGCTTGCGGGCACAGGCACCGATCAAACCGTTGCCGTTTGGTCTGGAGGTCGAGCCATGA
- a CDS encoding IclR family transcriptional regulator, with protein MTDSIERNENKNEVGVGAVSRLFAVLRSLGDTVEGGERVTQLAQRIGLSQPTTHRLLRSLMDEGMVEQDARSKRYRLSLDFFALAARAGNTGNLRELVRPSLLRLSASLGDSLFLLARSGFDAICLDRSEGPFPIRTFTGDIGGRVALGVGQGSLAILAFLPEEERDTVIHYNLPRLKDFHLYDEVFLRSEVENVRALGYAGRNTGVLQGMAGVAVPILDREGRAVAALSVATVSDRLGPDRLPTVVEMLKREAALIGPRINPFDPLLRRPSQVFGQS; from the coding sequence ATGACTGATTCCATTGAGCGGAATGAAAACAAAAATGAAGTCGGCGTCGGTGCGGTCTCCCGGCTGTTTGCGGTGCTGCGCAGTCTGGGTGACACCGTCGAGGGCGGGGAGCGCGTGACGCAACTGGCCCAGCGCATCGGTCTGTCGCAACCGACCACCCACCGCTTGCTGCGCAGCCTGATGGACGAAGGCATGGTCGAGCAGGATGCGCGCAGCAAGCGCTATCGGCTGAGCCTGGATTTTTTTGCGCTGGCGGCGCGTGCCGGCAATACCGGAAACCTGCGCGAACTGGTGCGGCCGTCGTTGCTGCGGTTGTCGGCCTCACTGGGGGATTCTTTGTTTCTACTGGCGCGCAGCGGGTTTGATGCGATCTGCCTGGACCGCAGTGAAGGGCCGTTTCCGATTCGCACCTTTACCGGTGACATCGGCGGGCGGGTGGCGTTGGGCGTGGGCCAGGGCAGTCTGGCGATCCTGGCGTTCCTGCCGGAAGAGGAGCGCGACACGGTGATCCATTACAACCTGCCGCGGCTGAAGGATTTTCACCTGTACGACGAGGTGTTCCTGCGTTCGGAAGTCGAGAACGTGCGCGCCCTCGGCTACGCCGGGCGCAACACCGGCGTGCTGCAAGGCATGGCCGGCGTGGCGGTGCCGATTCTCGATCGCGAGGGGCGTGCGGTGGCGGCGTTGAGTGTGGCCACTGTGAGTGACCGATTGGGGCCGGATCGCTTGCCGACGGTGGTGGAGATGCTCAAGCGCGAAGCAGCGCTGATCGGGCCGCGGATCAATCCGTTTGATCCGTTGTTGCGGCGGCCGTCCCAAGTTTTCGGCCAAAGCTGA
- a CDS encoding NAD(P)/FAD-dependent oxidoreductase: MIEVDAVIIGGGIVGASAALFLSKAGRRVALLERDFCGSHSSGVNYGGVRRQGRPLSQLPLSQQAHEIWGQLPQLIGIDGEYQRSGHLKLARSLNDLRALQDYAASSQGFGLDLQVLDRRELRTRFPWVGDVAVGASFCPDDGHANPRLVSPAFARAAQRHGAQVHEQCAVSAVEHDGQRFCVSTQNGLQLQAPWLLNCAGAWAGSLAAQFDEAVPMHAGHPAMLVTEPLPWVMDASTGVEGGGIYARQVARGNCVLGGGQGFALDGARARPGQHAVIEILRQAVELYPFLEGAQAIRTWSGTEGYLPDRQPVIGHSGTQPGLLHAFGFAGAGFQIGPAVGQALTEIICSGASTTSLDAFSITRFHSISVA, from the coding sequence ATGATCGAGGTCGATGCAGTGATCATTGGCGGCGGCATTGTCGGCGCCTCCGCCGCGCTCTTCCTGAGCAAGGCCGGTCGTCGTGTGGCGCTGCTGGAGCGCGACTTTTGCGGTTCGCACTCCAGCGGCGTGAACTACGGCGGCGTGCGGCGTCAGGGCCGACCGTTGTCGCAACTGCCGCTGTCGCAACAGGCTCACGAAATCTGGGGGCAGTTGCCGCAGTTGATCGGCATTGACGGTGAATACCAGCGCAGCGGTCACTTGAAACTGGCGCGCAGCCTCAACGACCTGCGCGCATTGCAGGACTATGCCGCCAGCAGTCAGGGTTTCGGCCTCGATTTGCAGGTGCTTGATCGCCGTGAATTACGCACGCGTTTTCCGTGGGTCGGCGACGTCGCGGTCGGCGCCTCGTTTTGCCCGGATGACGGTCACGCCAACCCACGACTGGTTTCACCCGCGTTTGCCCGGGCAGCACAGCGCCACGGCGCGCAAGTCCACGAACAATGCGCGGTGAGCGCCGTGGAGCATGACGGTCAGCGCTTTTGCGTCAGCACGCAAAACGGCCTGCAACTGCAAGCGCCCTGGCTGCTGAACTGCGCTGGCGCATGGGCCGGCAGCCTTGCCGCGCAGTTCGACGAAGCGGTGCCGATGCACGCCGGGCACCCGGCGATGTTGGTCACCGAACCCTTGCCATGGGTGATGGATGCCAGCACCGGCGTCGAGGGCGGCGGTATTTATGCGCGTCAGGTCGCACGCGGCAATTGCGTGTTGGGCGGCGGTCAGGGGTTTGCCCTCGACGGCGCGCGCGCCCGCCCCGGTCAACACGCGGTGATCGAAATCCTGCGCCAAGCCGTAGAGCTTTATCCGTTTCTTGAAGGCGCCCAGGCGATTCGTACCTGGAGCGGCACCGAAGGTTACTTGCCCGATCGCCAACCGGTGATCGGTCACAGTGGCACTCAACCCGGTCTGTTGCACGCGTTCGGCTTTGCCGGCGCAGGTTTCCAGATCGGTCCAGCGGTGGGCCAGGCGCTCACCGAGATCATCTGCAGCGGCGCCTCAACCACGTCGCTGGATGCGTTTTCCATCACCCGGTTTCACTCCATCTCCGTTGCTTGA